A stretch of the Cottoperca gobio chromosome 2, fCotGob3.1, whole genome shotgun sequence genome encodes the following:
- the cyp27a2 gene encoding cytochrome P450 27C1 encodes MGSSAAAARALRLSALCPRTPPAARTAATRRKLSESRDLKSIDELPGPSLPTTLYWLFVKGYADKSHLLQLVQKNLFGPIWRSRFGPFDIVNVATPELIAQVIQQEGRYPARAELPHWKEYRDLRGQAYGLHVDTGPEWYRIRRALNPKMLKLQEVTAYAPIIHQVVGDLLHRIEFLRSRSEDRATISNMAAELYKFGFEGISSILFETRLGCLQEEIPRDTLRFITAVDDMLMLSELVVLFPRWSRGVLPFWRRFVQAWDDLCGVARTLIDRRIAEIEAQVSSGEPAEGMYLTYLLSSDRLSRGEVYTSVTELLLGGVDTTSNTLSWTLYHLARDGGAQDRLYREVNAVCPDRREPTTDDLRRMPFLKAVVKETLRLYPVVPGNGRFMSEDEVVVGNYWFPQKTQFHLCHYAVCHDEAQFVDAELFIPERWIRAKAPDSDFSVAAPGFFQHHPYSFIPFGVGLRGCVGKRVAEMEMFFALSRLMQHFEVQPEQGAPVVEPKTRTLLIPAKPINLRFLPRA; translated from the exons ATGGGCTCCTCGGCGGCTGCAGCCCGAGCTCTGCGGCTCTCTGCGCTCTGCCCCCGGACACCCCCTGCTGCACGGACCGCTGCAACCAGAAGAAAGCTCAGTGAGTCCCGGGATCTGAAGAGCATCGATGAGCTGCCCGGGCCCAGTTTACCCACCACCCTGTACTGGTTATTCGTCAAAGGATATGCGGACAAGAGCCACTTACTGCAG CTTGTACAGAAGAACCTGTTCGGGCCCATCTGGCGCTCCAGGTTCGGCCCGTTCGACATCGTCAATGTGGCGACGCCGGAGCTCATCGCTCAGGTGATCCAGCAGGAGGGACGCTACCCGGCGCGGGCCGAGCTGCCCCACTGGAAGGAGTACCGGGACCTGAGAGGACAGGCCTACGGGCTGCATGTGGA caCGGGGCCGGAGTGGTACCGAATCCGCAGAGCCCTGAACCCCAAgatgctgaagctgcaggaagTGACGGCCTACGCCCCCATCATCCACCAGGTGGTGGGAGATCTGCTGCACCGCATCGAGTTCCTCCGAAGTCGCAGCGAGGACCGCGCCACCATTTCAAACATGGCCGCTGAGCTCTACAAGTTCGGCTTTGAAG GCATCTCCTCCATCTTGTTTGAGACCAGGTTGGGctgcctgcaggaggagattcCCCGGGACACGCTGCGCTTCATCACCGCCGTCGATGACATGCTGATGCTCTCCGAGCTCGTGGTCCTCTTCCCCCGCTGGAGCCGCGGCGTCCTGCCCTTCTGGAGGCGCTTCGTTCAGGCCTGGGACGACCTCTGTGGCGTTG CCCGGACGCTCATCGACAGGAGGATCGCTGAGATCGAGGCTCAGGTGAGCAGCGGCGAGCCGGCAGAGGGCATGTACCTGACCTACCTGCTGTCCTCTGACAGGCTGAGCAGAGGCGAGGTCTACACCAGCGTCACCGAGCTGCTGCTGGGAGGGGTCGACACG ACCTCCAACACCCTGTCGTGGACGTTGTACCACTTGGCGAGGGACGGCGGGGCTCAGGATCGACTGTACAGAGAGGTGAACGCCGTGTGTCCCGACAGACGGGAGCCGACCACAGACGACCTGCGCAGGATGCCCTTCCTGAAGGCCGTCGTCAAGGAGACGCTACG CCTTTATCCCGTGGTCCCTGGAAACGGACGGTTTATGTCCGAGGACGAGGTCGTCGTGGGAAACTACTGGTTCCCCCAGAAG ACTCAGTTCCATCTGTGTCATTACGCCGTCTGTCACGATGAAGCACAGTTTGTAGACGCTGAGCTCTTCATCCCGGAGCGGTGGATCCGTGCCAAGGCGCCCGACAGCGACTTCAGTGTAGCGGCGCCCGGCTTCTTCCAGCACCACCCGTACAGCTTCATCCCCTTCGGGGTCGGCTTGCGAGGATGTGTGGGGAAGAGGGTGGCGGAGATGGAGATGTTCTTTGCTCTGTCCAGG CTCATGCAGCACTTTGAAGTCCAGCCTGAACAAGGTGCACCGGTCGTGGAGCCTAAAACTCGAACCCTGCTCATCCCTGCAAAGCCCATCAACCTGCGCTTCCTGCCCAGAGCCTGA